The following are from one region of the Lacinutrix sp. Bg11-31 genome:
- a CDS encoding M13 family metallopeptidase — MKTNFKTVSLLGVFALASIVACKEEPKEDVVQLEKIPGINLDFMDASVKPSDDFFKYVNGKWLETNEIPDDRSTWGSFSELRKNTDEDALAILKAATNTNKDFETIEVLPGSDQEKAVHYFQTIMDTLGRNEQGLKPLQPYLAKIAAIKTSEDLQAYMIEMEPKGGGGLYGFGVGSDPKDSNRNVAYVGGGSTGLPDRDYYVKDDADSKEKRAKYVEHVARMLQYLGDNETDAKAQADRILAFETRIAEAKMDKVERRDARKRYNPRSIADLQKMVPAVNWRNYFDGIGATKLDTVIVGDLGYFNRLQEILAEGNVEDWKTYLRWDAFNGAAGSLSTELDKANWEFYGKTLNGSKKQRALDERALGRLNGTLGEALGKLYVDRKFPPEAKAKAEKMIKNVILAFENRINNLEWMSPETKVKAIEKLKATQIKIAYPDKWKDYSSLDIASAEDGGSYLQNSLNAQAWNFKKSIDKLGKPVDKSEWYMAPQVVNAYFNPSYNEIVFPAAILQPPFYNYTADDAVNYGGIGAVIGHEISHSFDDSGSRYDKDGNLNDWWTKEDLTKFEGLGADLAAQYSAIEVLPEVNINGKFTLGENIGDLGGVLAAYDALQLSFGESERPENIDGFTAEQRFFMSWATVWRTKMRDDALKTKIKTDPHSPGMNRAVQPLLNVDSFYEAFGIKEGDKMYIAPEDRVRIW; from the coding sequence ATGAAAACTAACTTTAAAACAGTATCACTACTTGGTGTATTTGCTTTAGCAAGTATTGTAGCATGTAAAGAGGAACCTAAAGAAGATGTGGTTCAATTAGAAAAAATACCAGGTATTAATCTGGATTTTATGGATGCAAGTGTAAAGCCTAGCGATGATTTCTTTAAATACGTAAATGGAAAATGGTTAGAAACTAACGAGATTCCAGACGATAGATCTACTTGGGGAAGTTTTTCAGAACTTAGAAAAAATACAGACGAAGATGCTTTGGCTATTTTAAAAGCAGCGACGAATACAAATAAAGACTTCGAAACTATAGAAGTACTTCCTGGTTCAGACCAAGAAAAAGCGGTGCATTATTTTCAAACTATAATGGATACTTTAGGTAGAAATGAACAAGGCTTAAAACCTTTACAACCATACTTAGCTAAAATTGCAGCTATTAAAACAAGTGAAGATTTACAGGCTTACATGATAGAAATGGAGCCTAAAGGCGGTGGAGGTTTATATGGTTTTGGTGTAGGTAGTGATCCTAAAGATAGTAACAGAAATGTTGCTTATGTTGGAGGAGGAAGTACAGGTTTGCCAGATAGAGATTATTATGTAAAAGATGATGCAGACTCTAAAGAAAAAAGAGCAAAATATGTAGAGCATGTTGCAAGAATGTTACAGTATTTAGGAGATAATGAAACTGATGCAAAAGCACAAGCTGATAGAATTTTAGCTTTCGAAACACGTATTGCTGAAGCAAAAATGGATAAAGTAGAGAGGCGTGATGCACGTAAACGTTACAATCCAAGATCTATAGCAGACTTACAAAAAATGGTACCAGCCGTAAACTGGAGAAATTATTTTGATGGCATTGGTGCAACAAAATTAGACACTGTAATAGTTGGCGATTTAGGTTACTTTAATCGTTTGCAAGAAATATTAGCAGAAGGCAATGTAGAAGATTGGAAAACCTATTTAAGATGGGATGCTTTTAATGGAGCAGCAGGTAGTTTATCTACAGAATTAGACAAAGCAAATTGGGAGTTTTATGGTAAAACTTTAAATGGTTCTAAAAAGCAACGTGCTCTAGACGAGCGTGCTTTGGGACGTTTAAACGGAACATTAGGTGAGGCTTTAGGTAAATTATATGTTGATAGAAAGTTTCCGCCAGAAGCAAAAGCAAAAGCAGAAAAAATGATTAAGAATGTAATTTTAGCATTCGAAAACAGAATTAATAATCTGGAGTGGATGAGCCCAGAAACAAAGGTAAAGGCCATCGAAAAACTTAAAGCAACACAAATTAAAATAGCGTATCCAGATAAGTGGAAAGACTATTCTTCTTTAGATATTGCAAGTGCAGAAGATGGAGGTTCTTACCTACAAAACTCTTTAAATGCACAAGCATGGAACTTTAAAAAGAGCATCGATAAACTAGGAAAACCTGTAGATAAAAGCGAATGGTATATGGCACCACAAGTTGTGAATGCTTATTTTAATCCTTCGTATAACGAAATTGTTTTTCCAGCAGCTATTTTACAACCTCCTTTTTATAATTATACAGCAGACGACGCAGTTAATTATGGAGGAATAGGAGCCGTAATTGGTCATGAAATTTCTCATAGTTTTGACGATTCTGGATCGCGTTACGATAAAGATGGAAATTTAAACGATTGGTGGACTAAAGAAGATTTAACAAAATTTGAAGGCTTAGGTGCAGACCTTGCAGCACAATACAGTGCTATCGAAGTGTTACCAGAAGTTAACATTAATGGTAAATTTACTTTAGGTGAAAACATAGGTGATTTAGGTGGTGTATTAGCAGCTTATGATGCTTTACAACTAAGTTTTGGTGAAAGCGAAAGACCAGAAAACATAGATGGTTTTACTGCAGAACAACGTTTTTTTATGAGTTGGGCAACCGTTTGGAGAACTAAAATGCGTGATGATGCTTTAAAAACTAAAATTAAAACAGACCCACATTCTCCAGGAATGAATAGAGCAGTACAACCACTTTTAAATGTCGATTCGTTTTACGAAGCATTTGGTATTAAAGAAGGTGATAAAATGTACATTGCTCCAGAAGATCGTGTGAGAATTTGGTAA